In Lodderomyces elongisporus chromosome 1, complete sequence, the DNA window atatataactatatatatatttgtgtgtgtgtatgatTAACTGACCATACACACATGAGCTGGTCACACTGTTTTTGCCTGCATCTGATATCgtgtttttttaaacaacaaagaatgGCTACAGAAGCATTCAACAATTATGGGGaattggttgcaaaagacAGGACTTGACTGTACATCTTATAAACACTTTGGATAGTATTCATTGTGTCCTAGTCACCATATATTCATatccaaaaagaaaagcaaaaaaaagaaaatgggaAAGAATATACATATTATTTCATTTATGAATTTGTTTAGTATTTTGCTCTACACATATTTGTAGGTATCAAaacccttttctttgtaataattatttttccttttttttttgtaccATACACACATGAAAatagaacaacaacaacaacaacagcaacagcagcagcactACATGCAAAACTCTGGGAAATGTAATCCCCaaaattcctttttttatttttataattttttttattcttttttttatttttatttttttttattttaagaAATTTTAATATCTCCGCTTTCTTACTTTTACAGCCAAATTGAAATAGCACCAATACAACTTTCTCCAAGTTCAatacccttttctttttttcttttttccttctttcttctttcttcttacaacaaaagaacCTCTTTTATCCATTTATCTTAACATTTAAACCCGTCCAACCATCTAATCAAAGCTAGATCCAACCATTTAACCAAAGCTAGATCCAACCTCAACCTCAACTTTAGAGACAAGTccatcttttttaaaaaaaacattcgCCAtactatatttttttttttatcagatcaaatacaaaaagcTATTGAATACCAATTTCTTATTTACCCTTTACATATAaataatattgaaaaaaaaaaattatccTATTCTACTAAAAATCAACGATGCAGTTATCCAAAAGTATAAGCAAGTTGTCTTTTGACCACCATTCATATGGTAATACAGCACCACCAGACCATCTACCGCACACGCAAACACAGATGCACAAAGATAAACATAGACATAATCATAATCATCCCCAACCACCCCAACCATCTTTGGCATTTCCCCTCCCACACTCGCTGTCTCTTTCTCAATCACCCATGGTCAATATAAAGAATATCGACTATGAGTTTTTGGAAGAGAAATTCCAAATGCACAAATACTATCCACAATACATTCACAATCAAGAAATATCAACACCAGTGTTGCGCGACTTGATAGTTGACAAGCCAATATACGCTGATGCCAATAAACACGTCAAGAGAGGcacaaagcaaaagaagaaaaacaaacaaaaccaaaaacctTCAGAAACATTGAAAGAATCCAGAAGATTGAGAagagagcaaaaagaagaatttaaaactttgaagaaggaaaatagacaagaacaaaaggagttgaaaaaggaacaccgcgaagaaagaagagaattaagaaatcaacaaaagGAGAATAAACAAAGCTACAACGGCCACTTTATGCAAAAAGTAAATAGCCTTAGCACAGCAAATGGCGGGTCCAACCAAACCGAAACAAATGCTGGCCAATGTAATCCATATCAGATGAAAACAAGATATGGCCAAGGTTTAGGACTAGGGTCAGGATTAGGATTGGAGACTGATATGGGCATGTCCAAATCAAACTCAGAGaattttcaaatgaaaCTTGCTAGCGAGGCACCTATACCAGAATCAGAATTTATTGAGTTTCACAACCCCGACAACAAcactgaagaagaagaagagcaatATAAAAGAGGAGGAGATGTTGGTTATACTTATGATGAGGATAGTAAAACTGATTGTGCTCCGTTGGATCATACATATGACTATGACAGTGAGAAAACCGAGGTTGAAGATGACTTCAATCCACTTGCATTTAAAAATCCATTTAATGTGGCCAATACCACCCAGATTGCTCCACCCACAACTTCCATGTCGAAGTCATCTTCACTAAGTATTGACAATGGTCACAACCATAGTTTGAATTATAATTACGGCTATGGTTACggacaaggacaaggacaaggacaaggacCGAAATCAAGAAACAACTCTATAAATTTCCCAAATCTGACAATGATGCAAACTTCACACCTGCAAATTATACCTAATCGTCGATCATCTTCAATTACATTGTTGAATAATAGTCAAAATGCTTCATTAAACAGACACAATAGCTTTACAGGTAATCACAACACGGCAATGCATAATGTGGGCAGTAACAAGAGCCACAACTCAACAACTATGCAGACTAGAAAATCGTCATCTTTAACAAACAGGTTTATGAATATGTTTACTAGAGACAATAACGACTCACAAAACTGTGAGTTGCAAGAGGACACGGATAATCCATACACTTCATTTGGCGACTTTTCTGCTGAACATAGTAGTGGAGGTGGTGAGTTGATGAACAGAAAAGGGTCAGTAGTACTGCACAAACCCAATCAGACAATAAATTATAATTTGGGAAACAACTTAAACGCACCAAAAAATGAGCAGgcgaagcagcaacaacaactactacaacagcaacagcaacagcaaaagaGCAGTCAGTTTTCGTTCTATCCACTTGAGAAATCCAGCTCTTTTGATCAAACTAAAAGTGCAAAGACTTCGttaaagaataaattaaaGATGAAGTTGTCCAATGAAACTGGGAGAAGATACAGCGAACAATTTGGTATGTATTTACGCATTTGATTCTGCTCCacattctctttctcctttaatgttttctttccttctttctcaaatgaaaaaagaaaaagaaagaaagagagagtaAGAGTAAGAGTTActatatatttttcttcattataTCAATTACTTACTtagttaattttttatctttttaaaaattaactAACAATGGTTCTAGGGAAGTTGGAATAGGAAATGGGATGGAATGGAAGAGACAACCATGATAAGaggaaattgcaaaattagATAACTCTGGAATTTAGGAAAACGAGATTGAGAAACAATAGAGTGAGattattcctttttttaatttttgcttttagctttatttttattgtttttgtttttgttttctgttggttttgataatttcattttcgtATCTTTCCAAAGATAGAGAATGTTTTTAGGTATATTCACGACGAGTGATGGCTTTTAACgatttgaagttgaagtgTCAGCTTTCAAATGagcaaaaattgaaaagcaaaaagatttgaaaagatttcaaaaaaaaaatttttaaaaaaaatggaatggTAGGTATATGCAATAAAGGCTAATTGACGCGAATCAAAGAGAACTTATTATAAGGAaattaaaaggaaaaaataaatttatttcttttttttgcggAGAAAGGAAAGTGGGGTAAAGGGAGAAAGTGaacacaaaaaagaatagtgATTTacactttctttttttttcatttttatttttctgttgctgttgtttttgttcccAAAGTCCTTTGTCAAGGAACGACTTTGTGTGAACTTACTGATAATGTTACAAAACTGCAACTAGCAACTATTACATTGAAGAAGACCGAAAATCCAAAATAAACAGAtaattgttgttcttcttattttgaattttttttttttcggggggggggggggggggggagaagGGGGGAAGAGTGATAAGGCAATACCATGCATTGCTCCCACAAAACTCCTCAACCTTCCTGGCTTAATATTTgactattgttttttttttttgcaataacAAATATTGGCCAGAAGTGAAAGAAGGATTGTTTGACGGCTAGAGTTTACGCAAGAAATGTTTGAGTATGTCAAGAGAAAAGGATAATTGCCATTTACAATATCCCTTTCtgctttgttgttttgaaaGATTGATGGTTGTCAATCTTATTGGTTCAAAAAAGTGTAAACAAAGCATCTTTACAGAACAAGAGGAacttaaaaagaaaatgattAAACTAAAGAAAGCCAATCTTTGCAGATCTCATTCAGATTAGTGCTGTGAGTAGAAGGAGGGGGTggggaagagagagagaagtagagagagagactgGATTCAATCAAGGTCGGCAAAATGTGAGATATAGTAGTGGAAGCGGGGAACTGATTAACATTCAAAATACTTTTGAATCGATTCCCACACGTTTCAACTTTCATCCTTGATTTCATTAATCTGGATAATTACACCCACTGCCATCATCATTGGCACTATcaatactactactactgctactgctactgctactgctactgctactttAGTAGCACTCAGcgtttttcccttttccctttctgCCTCACCACCTCCCCCTCCCCTGATTATACCCCAGTAGAcaattggttttttttttgtttcctttttacaTGTGTTGTGTGTTACCTTTCAATGTGAAATGCATCCATACACCAGTATTGGAGAGAGCAATCTTGAATTGTTTTGAAtcattcatttttttaatttttaattttttttatttttctttatttttttgtgtttttgtgATCTTGCAACTTTGTCCAACTCACCCACACTGAATCCCTTACACACACTTTGACCCGCACCAGCTTACTACACAAATGAGCGAGGAGTGATTGCATGGTGGCAgagagagcaaaaaaaaaaaattaaaaaaattaaaaaaattaaaaagattaaaaaacgCACACACACCCAGACACCCAGACATCCATACACCCGCACTCCCTCATACATAGTGCTGGAAGCTACTGCGGGCGATTATTTTggaaagagcaaaaaaaaaaaagaaaaattaccAAAACTTTCGAAAACTGGTTTTTTATTACCATCAACTACAAcaccctttttttttccacaaCACCCATCAACTGTATCATCATCAGTAGTACTGGAAATAGCTACACGTAcacattttcaattgaCTGATATTATAATCAAATAGCATAGCACACATCCGTTACTTTTGCTTTCAATTTAACCTACCAAGCAATACAGTTGTAACCCGTTGTTATTCCAATTGCACTTTTATATTCTGCTTCATACAAAGACAACAATCTACTTGTTTGATACAGATACTATACAGACTCGCTCACTCACTTGCTTCTagtttattttcaaaagcaCTATCTCATTAGTTAGTGAGTTACCAAATACACAACAAAACACCTCGAGTCGACACCAGTAATCAAAACTTGACATTTGTGTTGCCAATTCAAGATATCAAGTTCCCCGCATAGTCATTCCTTAatatcaaaatttttttattcattgattttttttcattgctttttttttggtctttTGCATTTACTCATCCGACACATATTACACCAGACTTTGACTTAATAAGCTGTGaatattgttttcaattggttgttggttttccttttatttattattgatAATTGCTTTTGCCTCATTTGTTTCAATCTCAAATTGCTCACGAAATTATTGCAAATTTCCCTTGTCCTTTGGAGTCTgaatttccttttctttgagTACACAGTCAATTGATTCTCAATCCATAGTCATTCCATTCcataattttttcattttttattgcttcccttttttttttccattttccctCGCACACCATCCATTTAAGATCCACCAAGAGAACTTTTTACTAACCATCATGTCTAAAATAGAAGTTGTTACAGAAAATGTCACAAACGGCCACACGGGCGAAATGCAAACGATTCAGTACACTCAATCACAAATGGTTGGCCATGGCTCGTTTGGTGTAGTGTTTCAAACCCAGATTATGCCGACAAATGAGATTTGCGCCATGAAGCGTGTCTTGCAAGATAAGCGTTTCAAGAATAGAGAGTTGCAGATTATGAAGTTGGTGCATCACCGAAATATTGCCGACCTTAAGTACTTTTTCTATACAAACAATGACAAAAATGAGTTGTATTTAAACCTCATATTGGAGTTTGTTCCGGAGACATTGTACAAGGCAAGCCACTATTATGTATCCAAGAGATTGAGCATGCCGCCATTGGAAATCAAGTTGTACACATACCAAATGTTTAGAGCATTAAACTATATACACTCCCAAGGAATATGCCATAGAGATATCAAGCCTCAAAACTTGTTGATAAACCCAGCTACAGGTGAGTTGAAATTGTGCGATTTTGGCTCCGCAAAGATTTTGAACCCACTGGAACCTAATGTGTCGTACATTTGCTCTCGTTATTATAGAGCCCCTGAGCTAATCTTTGGCGCAACAAATTACACAACAAAGATTGACGTATGGAgtgctggttgtgttatGGCAGAATTAATTTTGGGCCAGCCGCTTTTCCCTGGTGAATCTGGTATTGACCAGTTGGTGGAGATTATAAAGATTTTGGGAACACCGTCAAAGGAACAAATCAAGAATATGAACCCAAACTATATGGAGCACAGATTCCCGCAGATCAAACCTATTCCTTTGAACAAAATATTCAAGAAGATGCCAGCGGACTGTATTCAATTCCTCATTAGAGTGTTACAATATAGTCCTATTGATAGAATTTCGTGCATTGAAGCGTTGTGTGATGCATATTTCAACGAATTGAGAGTGCAAACTACACAATTGCCCAACTACCGCAAATTGTTTTCGCAAAATATGCATCAGAGCAGTAGCGGACACACGTCAAATGCGGCTCAATACCAATTGTACAATTCGCAACCTGATATGAAACCACTTCCCGAgttgtttgattttgatgataGAGAACTTAGTGTAGAGCCGCAGTTGAACAGTACATTGGTACCAGACTGGGCTAAAGGTCATTTACGATTGAAACAGGATATCTCGAGTCTAAGTGAGTTTGTGCCCATGACTGAGGAAGAATTAAAAGTTACCCTAGAGTAGTCAATTCCAGACTCGaaagaattgaagaaaacaaaacaaattaattttaatttctaaAGATGTTTTATTTAAATTCGAGAATTgtaatgtatatatatatatatatatatttaatgATATactaaatttttcttttgttctctcCGGATAgaattaacaaaaaaataataataataaagaaataaataaataaatgaggGGAAAGcgaaaggaaaataaagagtaACCAAAAATTTATCAATTGTTCTTTCTCACAAATACATCCTAAGCTTATCTAATTTGTAATTAGTAACCACCCATGAGTCTCCCCACGAGTaatcttttcctcttcctttACCTTTGTCTCGCTTGCTCTCtaatgttttttcttttccattttcttcctgttccttttccttttccttttccttctttttctttttcttttcttaccTTTCTGATCTTCTACCAGATTGCTATTTACAACTTGGGATTACTCACCTTCTTTacttgcttcttcttttcctcttccttaatctcttgttttattttcctcATTTCACGAAGGTTTTTTGGCAAGTTGGCTATGGGAACAACAAACCATTTGGCGAAAAATGGCATCCCAGCTAAACTGACTATTGCTCTCACTGGTAATAAAAACTTGACTATCGTGTAAGCATAGGCACCTTCCATAATCACTGAAATCTTTTGTGAGGAATCAATGTGCCAATCCATTCGTTCCAAGACTTTATCCATCACGGAAGCGCCTTTGGTCAATGCCCATTGTGGAAGATCCATTGGAATAAAGCCTGGATGATTATGTAAATAGTACCAAATACCAAATAGTGGAATAATTGCCGTTAGTTCGTGAAGCACTAGAAATGCAACAAGGTGAGAGTAAGGTGCATGAATGAATTGAGAAGCGTAATTGCGTAAGAATTTGGGGATGCGTTTGAGAATAGGGTGGGTCTTAAAATCCTGTTCGGTCGGACCCGAGGGACGTTCTGCTGGGGGGATGTCTCTTTTTAAAAACAGATCATTTGATACAGACTTTAATGTCGTCGATGATGATGcggatgatgatggtgatgatgatgacgcgGATGGTGATGCAGATGATATTGGTTCTGGTTTAGATTTGGAAAGCTTTGTTTCAGAAACTTGCTCTACGGGTTTCGTAGTGGGCTTTTTTGATTTACCAAAAAGTTTATAGGTGATTGCAGAAGAATGAAATGTCCGTGGTTTCATCAAGGAATAATGCAAGGAGGTGAGGACCTGGCTTCGACTGAAATTGGCCCCAAACATTTCCACCCTTAACTTTTTTATAGGTAACGTCTTTATCAtgagaaataattaaaGTTTGCTGGTATGATTTTAGCTCTTGTTCAACTGTTCAACTGTTGTGGTTGAATGATAAGTACACAATTGTTGTTCAACTgttgaaatgaaaagtatATTCCCCAGCGCCGTGTACGGGTCACGTGCAATCCACGCTAGTGTTTTTGTTAGTttataattcttttttttctttttttttttttttcttttttttctattttttgatACTTGCATTTaacgaaagaaagaaagaaacagagTAAAGGGCAAAGAAACGACAATTTTAGTGCCACTATCAAGACTaattatcaacaacagtCAGTACCAAATTCCTAGTTCTCGCATTTCGTGTGTTTAGTTATATTGactggtttttttttgttgcagaaaaattataataataatggaaaaagagcaaagaaaTAGGAATAGGTAAAAGCAACAATCACTAATGTAATGTAGTAAGGGCATGGGAAATGGCATGGGAAATGGAGTGACAAGTGAGAGAAACACTTTTTTCGAAACGATATGAGCAGGTGAATTTTAATTGTAAGAAATGCATTAGGCTGTGTGCAAATAACCAAACAACTCTGTACCTTAAAAAACCAGTAGTATTcatttgaaagaaaattaaaatttttaacACTTGGTCACTTGTTTCAATATCTGCTCAATATCGAGCTGCAGCTTCCAAATGAATTCTAAGACCATTGTACTTGCTGAACTTTAGCTATTACAAATGACGTTTTAATTGTTGTGTTTTCCTCGGATGAATACAACCCCACAACACACACTGGTTAACTCTCGTCGTTCCGAGAGCCTTTTGTAATTCTTTGGAAGaaagcgaaaaaaaaaaaaaaaaattcattttgCAGCACTTGTCTCTCTCAACGGTTATTGCCACAACACATAAGACAAGTGTCTGTTTCtctatgtatgtatgtgtctctctctgtatgtatgtgtgtgtctcTCTGTGTGCGAGCGCGCGATAAAGAGTGAGAGTCGGAGAATGggaacaaaggaaaaacagaaagagggaaaaaaaaaataaaaaaaaccgACAGCGTTAAACGACCAAACTTTGTCGCTCTcgaaacaatttttttttttttttttttttgactataaatatatttgtatatatatatatatatatattggtATTCCACGCCTTTAtccattttttcatttaacAACAAGTTCAACCTACTTTCCATTTCATAAAAGGAATATCTTTATCCCCACaccctcctcctcctcctcctcctcctcctcctcctacTTATACTCATAAAATATACtagagaaataaaatcacAATTTCAACATGCCTTCCTCAACACCTGTATACATTGTTTCAGCGGCACGTACTCCTATCGGTTCTTTCCAAGGTGGATTATCCTCCTTGCTGTATGCTGATTTGGGTGCACATGCTGTCAAAGCAGCTTTAGATAAAGTTCCCCAAATCAAGCCAGAACAAGTTGACGAGATTGTTTTTGGAGGTGTCTTGCAAGCCAACGTTGGTCAAGCACCAGCAAGACAAGTTGCCTTGAAAGCAGGCTTGAGTAATAGTGTTGTTGCCTCTACAATCAACAAAGTGTGTGCCTCCGGTATGAAGGCCACCATTATCGGTGCTCAAAACATTATTTGCGGTACCAGtgacattgttgttgttggtggtgcgGAGTCCATGTCCAACACTCCCTACTACTTGCCATCTGGAAGAAGCGGTGCTAGATACGGTGATGCATCCATCGTTGATGGAATCCAAAAGGACGGTTTGTTGGATGTCTACAGCAGCAAATTGATGGGTGTTGCTGCTGAGAAATGTGCCGCTGACCAAAACATCTCTAGAGAACAACAAGATGATTTCGCCATTAGTTCCTACAAGAAAGCCCAAGCTGCAGCCGCAGACGGTAAATTCGATAATGAAATTGCACCAATCACAATCAAAGGTGTAAGAGGTAAACCTGATGTCACTATCAGTCAAGATGAAGAGGTGAAGAATttgaatgaagaaaaacttAGATCCGCTAGAACCGTGTtccaaaaggaaaatggtACAGTTACTGCTCCAAATGCAAGTAAATTGAACGATGGTGGTGCTGCATTGATTTTGGTATCAGAGGCTAAATTGAAAGAGTTGGGTTTGAAACCTTTGGCCAAGATTATTGGCTGGGGTGAAGCTGCAAGAGACCCAATTGATTTCACAATTGCCCCTGCCTTGGCAGTGCCAAAGGCATTGAAACACGCAAATGTTCCACAAGATAAGGTTGACTATTTTGAGTTCAACGAAGCTTTCTCCGTTGTCGGTGTCGCCAACACCAAGCTTTGTAACATTCCATTGGACATTGTCAATGCTTATGGTGGTGCTGTAGCTATGGGTCACCCATTGGGTTGTTCTGGTGCTAGAATTATTGTCACCTTGTTGTCTGTGTTGTCACAAGAGGGCGGAAAGATTGGTTGTGCTGGTATttgtaatggtggtggtggtgcatCTGCTATCGTCATTGAAAAAATCGACCctgaaacaaaattataaaCACATAAGTAGATGTGAATTGttagaaaattgaaaaaatgacaaaaatgaaaaaaataaataggATCAAAGCGATTTGTAAGTGTAGTTTTGAATTTATTGATTTTTGTCACTTTAAACTGATGGCTGGACATTCAGCTAGAGTGGCACAATGGGTGCAAAAATTGCAGCCCGCGCAACGTAAAGAGtgagaaaagtaaaagttgagaaaaaagaaagggccAAAAGgaatagagaaaaagagaggaaaaaaattgatataCGATAAACGCATAAAGTGGAATCTTGTAGAGTATCTGTTTAAAATTTAATACTAGTAGcggagagaaaagaagacgGAAAAGtataaggaaaagaagaaggaaaagaagcaaaaaaaagaaagacacAATCTATAGCTCAATTTGCTTCCACCTCCATTCTTACCTTATTTACCATGTACTCGGTTGAATACCTTTGGACGGAAGATGAATTGCAAccttttgaaattgaaaacttgTTCCCCGAAGGGACCCTTACCTTTGTCATCATCTCAACCAATATTGATCAAACACTCTCAAACTACACTAGATATATGGATCCCTGGATCAAGCAATACCCGTGGAACTATAAACAACCCGATTGTCAAGCACGTGTCACTCACACTATAGAATATATCTATGGCGAGTTCCAATACCATGAACATACATTAGACATGGAGCTATTTCTCGCTCTATTGTTGAATTTCACGAAATATGATCATAACTGCTACATCCACGTGTTTGATTCAGTAGAAATCGAACCCGTGTTGGTGCTTTGTCATGATTGTATACCCAGTCATCTTGAAGATGTTACAAGTGGGAGAAACAAGGTGTGGTTGCATCAAGATTCTGTTATCGTGCTCAATGATCACATCGGAGAAAAAAGTGGCGAGAATTTAACCAAAGAACCAAAAGCGCAAGGAGAATATCTACCTTTACAACGTGCAGTGAGACAAGCATTCAATGGTGATTGGTTGAGGAATGATGAAATGACAAATACAGTAAAGCAACACTGTtcaattgaaattggaTTGAGTAATGTACATGATATATGCCTAACTTTACCTGAACCAGTAGCCAAAGTCATTCTGCGAGACCCAATGATGGTGGCTAACAGTCTTGTTGCCCTAGAAGGTGTTGATGATATGCTGCCTATTATTTATGATCATGGAGTTGACGTTACTATACCTGTCAATGGTATAAACTTGGGAGTATTGTTGCGACTTGCTAGTGaatttgaagatgaaacTGGCATAAATAATAGGTTGGAGCATAATGCTGTTGTTGGCGGATTGATACTAGCTGGTTTACAAGAATACTACAAAAATAAGAGAGAGCCCAAAGTGCCTGAAACTCTTGTACAGGGCCTGAGGAGTATTCTTCAAAATGAGTTGCTAAATCGAGGAATAATTAATGCACCCGTCGAAACCGATGAGGAATTGGTGAACCTCATTTCTGGTAAAGATGCCATTCTTCCTGGTACACAAGATGACGAAGAGGAGTATGCAAGAAAGCTTCAAGACCTCTTTGAACAAGGATACGAGAATTTTGAAGATATACTCGAGGAAGATGAACAAGACGACGAATTACAAGATGAGATTTTTGGCGATGATGACGAAGGAGTGGAATTGTCCGAGGAACTAAAAGAGTTTCGATGGAAGTACTATGATCTCACGTCGAATTGGTTAGCAGCAGAAGAGGTTCGGccaatttttgaaaaagtaaagaactCAATGATGGAAGCAAACTCTAATTTCCACCAAGATTTCAAAGGCACAGAATTTGAGGACTTTCCGGAATTTATGGAGCTGGACGTTATACTAGAGATGGCACAACCGAGTGCGGGTAGCAATAGTAAAGCTAATGGGTATAATGACGACAGTGATTACCAGAGTGACAATGGCGACACATATCAAGGAGACATGGCGTATGATGACTACATCAGGTTAAGGAAGAAGCTCCAAACAGAAAAACATACAATACATAATAAAAATCCACTGCGTGATGATTCAAGTGACGACGATTGGGAGGATGTtgatgacgacgacgatgacaatgatgatgaaaatgaaatttcaAACTCAGATAGTGATGAATATGAGGATGAAGAATTGGGCGATGTTTATGATGAGACTCCAAAAATTGAACTACTTGGTGAAGAGGGAGCAGATGGTGATAAAAATGATAATGAAAACGAAATCATTGACATTGGGCTTGATACCAAGCTCACTAAGAAAGATATAGAACGCTTGACTAAAAACATGAAAGAGATGAAAACTAGCGAAGCAACAAGTTTAGAAAACGCATTTAGAAAAGTTAGGGAAAGATAAAAGACGTTCAACAAATATCATGCAAAAGAAAGCCTTTATGTCTGCATTCgaaataaatatatgttGCTAAATATGTTCCTAGTTAACCTTAATCTATGATACCTCGTACTTTAATAAACTATAATGAACTGAATATACAATAAATATGGCAGtgctattgtttttttaatccGACCAACATCAAAGAataggtaaaaaaaaaaattaaaaaaaaaaaactttttttttatacaaAGCTAGCAAAAACACTTGCTTGTGGTTCACAAATCCAGAATTGTTATTCCTCTCTCAGATAGCTCTCGTACCGTCCAAATCCACGTTCTTGCTGCATAGTCCATGTTGCTAGCAACCTTGGACGGTTGTATTTCGTTCCCTTGGTTTCCGTAATACTTCCCGTTGCTTTTCTCAAGAGTTAAAGCTGGGTTTAGCGAGCTTTGTAAAATAGTGTTGGCACCTTGTTCTGCAGTGACACCAAAAAACCAGGAGAATAGTTGGAAGAAACACCAAAATAAGATCCCCACGAGGGGTAGGTTAGTCCAATACGAGAATATGTTTGTGTTCATAACAAATCCAGGGTGAACGCAGAGACATAAGATTTTAGGATTCCGCAACGAGAGCATTTTCATAAAATGTATGCCTGctgtttttgcaattccGTATCGCACCCAGGTGAAGATGAAATTGGGGCTATAATTCATTGGAGATGATAAATTGAAATAGTTGTAGGCAAATTGGTGGCCCACTGAGCTCAAGTATACAACTCTTGGTCTTTCGATAAATG includes these proteins:
- the gsk3 gene encoding glycogen synthase kinase 3 (BUSCO:EOG09262KXK) codes for the protein MVNIKNIDYEFLEEKFQMHKYYPQYIHNQEISTPVLRDLIVDKPIYADANKHVKRGTKQKKKNKQNQKPSETLKESRRLRREQKEEFKTLKKENRQEQKELKKEHREERRELRNQQKENKQSYNGHFMQKVNSLSTANGGSNQTETNAGQCNPYQMKTRYGQGLGLGSGLGLETDMGMSKSNSENFQMKLASEAPIPESEFIEFHNPDNNTEEEEEQYKRGGDVGYTYDEDSKTDCAPLDHTYDYDSEKTEVEDDFNPLAFKNPFNVANTTQIAPPTTSMSKSSSLSIDNGHNHSLNYNYGYGYGQGQGQGQGPKSRNNSINFPNSTMMQTSHSQIIPNRRSSSITLLNNSQNASLNRHNSFTGNHNTAMHNVGSNKSHNSTTMQTRKSSSLTNRFMNMFTRDNNDSQNCELQEDTDNPYTSFGDFSAEHSSGGGELMNRKGSVVSHKPNQTINYNLGNNLNAPKNEQAKQQQQLLQQQQQQQKSSQFSFYPLEKSSSFDQTKSAKTSLKNKLKMKLSNETGRRYSEQFEVVTENVTNGHTGEMQTIQYTQSQMVGHGSFGVVFQTQIMPTNEICAMKRVLQDKRFKNRELQIMKLVHHRNIADLKYFFYTNNDKNELYLNLILEFVPETLYKASHYYVSKRLSMPPLEIKLYTYQMFRALNYIHSQGICHRDIKPQNLLINPATGELKLCDFGSAKILNPSEPNVSYICSRYYRAPELIFGATNYTTKIDVWSAGCVMAELILGQPLFPGESGIDQLVEIIKILGTPSKEQIKNMNPNYMEHRFPQIKPIPLNKIFKKMPADCIQFLIRVLQYSPIDRISCIEALCDAYFNELRVQTTQLPNYRKLFSQNMHQSSSGHTSNAAQYQLYNSQPDMKPLPELFDFDDRELSVEPQLNSTLVPDWAKGHLRLKQDISSLSEFVPMTEEELKVTLE
- the ERG10 gene encoding erg10, acetyl-CoA C-acetyltransferase — protein: MPSSTPVYIVSAARTPIGSFQGGLSSLSYADLGAHAVKAALDKVPQIKPEQVDEIVFGGVLQANVGQAPARQVALKAGLSNSVVASTINKVCASGMKATIIGAQNIICGTSDIVVVGGAESMSNTPYYLPSGRSGARYGDASIVDGIQKDGLLDVYSSKLMGVAAEKCAADQNISREQQDDFAISSYKKAQAAAADGKFDNEIAPITIKGVRGKPDVTISQDEEVKNLNEEKLRSARTVFQKENGTVTAPNASKLNDGGAALILVSEAKLKELGLKPLAKIIGWGEAARDPIDFTIAPALAVPKALKHANVPQDKVDYFEFNEAFSVVGVANTKLCNIPLDIVNAYGGAVAMGHPLGCSGARIIVTLLSVLSQEGGKIGCAGICNGGGGASAIVIEKIDPETKL